A genomic stretch from Arthrobacter sp. 31Y includes:
- a CDS encoding IS110 family transposase → MDTHADTHHVAVVTEYGKPIADQKFAATAAGYSELLRFINSHGTVSAVGVEGTGSYGAELSRVLAKEELKVFEVNRPNRQQRRIRGKSDPLDAYQAAQSVLAERGISTPKSKDGPVECLRILRTARTSAMKARTIAINQIRSLLVSAPETIRAKYRGLPTSTMITALARMRPSGHPADTGYITALTLKTLALRYQSLRAEIAATDELLQEILDSYAPLLTELTGVGVEVATQLLVTVGDNPERIDNEAQFAALTGTAPVPASSGKTHRHRLSKGGDRQANSALHHVVLSRMQSDQRTQDYVAKRMADGKSKREAMRCLKRYVAREIYRQIFRPVAAPDITDLRPLRQQLGVTLQQASEHLNQWPSNLSRVERGIARNDHVAQTYRQWLTQQHLPTTRDNSHKLSTATTDK, encoded by the coding sequence GTGGATACCCACGCCGACACCCACCACGTTGCCGTAGTCACCGAATACGGCAAACCCATCGCGGATCAAAAGTTCGCAGCAACAGCCGCCGGCTATAGCGAACTGCTCCGCTTCATTAACAGCCATGGCACGGTGAGCGCCGTGGGTGTGGAAGGGACAGGTTCCTACGGGGCCGAACTGTCCCGCGTGTTAGCCAAGGAAGAACTGAAGGTCTTCGAGGTTAACCGGCCAAACCGTCAGCAGCGCAGAATCCGGGGAAAGTCAGATCCACTGGACGCCTACCAGGCAGCCCAATCGGTACTTGCCGAACGAGGCATCTCGACTCCCAAAAGCAAAGACGGACCAGTGGAATGCCTCCGCATCCTGCGGACAGCACGAACCTCGGCAATGAAGGCGCGCACCATTGCTATCAACCAAATTCGGAGCCTACTCGTCTCCGCACCGGAAACGATACGTGCCAAGTACCGCGGCCTCCCCACATCGACGATGATCACCGCGCTTGCCCGTATGCGGCCCTCCGGGCACCCCGCAGACACGGGATACATCACGGCGTTGACATTGAAAACCCTGGCCTTGCGATATCAAAGTCTCCGAGCCGAAATCGCGGCTACCGATGAGCTCTTGCAGGAAATCCTTGACTCATACGCGCCACTGCTGACCGAACTGACAGGCGTAGGCGTTGAAGTCGCCACCCAACTCCTGGTCACAGTCGGAGACAACCCCGAACGGATTGACAACGAAGCACAATTCGCGGCCCTCACCGGCACCGCGCCCGTACCCGCATCCTCAGGCAAAACCCACCGCCACAGACTCAGCAAAGGCGGTGACCGCCAAGCCAACAGCGCCCTCCACCACGTTGTCCTCTCCCGTATGCAATCAGACCAACGAACCCAGGACTACGTCGCCAAACGGATGGCCGACGGCAAGAGCAAAAGAGAAGCCATGCGCTGCCTTAAACGCTACGTCGCCCGGGAAATCTACCGCCAAATATTCAGACCAGTTGCAGCACCGGACATCACTGACCTCCGCCCCCTCAGGCAGCAGCTCGGCGTCACGCTGCAGCAAGCCAGCGAGCATCTCAATCAGTGGCCCTCCAACCTCTCCCGCGTAGAACGAGGAATCGCCAGAAACGACCACGTCGCCCAAACGTACCGACAATGGCTTACCCAACAGCACCTGCCCACAACCAGGGACAATTCCCACAAGTTATCCACAGCTACCACCGACAAGTGA
- a CDS encoding DUF7793 family protein, with amino-acid sequence MDEHGVLQLKWTPNTIIQTSDAEAAMQMVNEMCGNTVRPLLVDMATTTSVSRGARAVFAQTCQASRIALLGASPVDKVIVNFVLAMNNSTRPKRFFTSRMEAMEWLKAPSPPEVNASPMIDGTKEFPDEIATGTFGCAGAP; translated from the coding sequence ATGGACGAACACGGAGTTCTTCAACTGAAGTGGACTCCCAACACCATCATCCAAACAAGTGATGCCGAAGCAGCCATGCAAATGGTCAACGAGATGTGCGGAAATACTGTACGTCCACTTCTGGTAGACATGGCCACCACAACGTCCGTTAGCCGCGGGGCCCGCGCTGTCTTCGCTCAAACTTGCCAAGCATCACGCATCGCGCTGCTGGGCGCCTCGCCCGTAGATAAAGTCATCGTCAATTTCGTCTTGGCCATGAACAATTCGACCCGTCCCAAACGCTTCTTCACCTCACGAATGGAAGCCATGGAATGGCTAAAAGCCCCGTCACCACCTGAAGTCAACGCCAGCCCGATGATAGATGGCACGAAAGAGTTCCCGGACGAGATTGCAACCGGGACGTTTGGCTGCGCGGGGGCCCCTTAG
- a CDS encoding chitinase, with amino-acid sequence MLVFVVAGLVVAGVSYWHSYTDARAAAASPSVFAGYVDVTATPRYAFEQPVNENAKSVVLSFIVADAKDGCTPSWGTFYSLDGAGSELDLDRRIARLRQLGGNVAVSFGGLSNKELATACTDDSKLKDAYSSVIDRYELTSIDLDIEGAALADATSIARQAKAVAALQKDRAAAGEQLSVWLTLPVAPTGLTTEGAAAVKQMLAAGLDLAGVNIMTMDYSDSRLPGQSMLQASIAAAEATHSQLDQTYRAANQELGAQTLWRKIGLTPMIGQNDIVADVFSLADAQGLHDFAAEKGIGRMSLWSLNRDAECGPNYPTLTVVSDACSGVSQGGTLFSTVLGASIDGKSTTAPSQAPPTGSTTAAPVVDDPATSPYPIWSPNAAYVKDDRTVWQGNVYEAKWWTKNNVPNDPLAAGTTAPWTLIGPVLPSDRPKPEVTLPAGTYPQWSASTVYRKGDRVMFDQHAFEAKWWVQTQGPEAALQGSADTAWERLSNEEIMKLIPGIPQS; translated from the coding sequence GTGCTTGTATTCGTTGTTGCAGGTTTAGTAGTAGCTGGAGTCAGTTACTGGCACAGTTACACCGACGCGCGGGCCGCGGCGGCCTCTCCTTCAGTTTTTGCCGGTTATGTTGACGTTACCGCGACGCCCCGGTACGCGTTTGAGCAACCCGTCAACGAGAACGCGAAGTCAGTAGTGTTGTCGTTCATCGTCGCTGACGCAAAGGATGGCTGCACGCCCTCGTGGGGAACCTTTTACAGCCTTGACGGTGCAGGTTCGGAGCTGGACCTCGACCGGCGGATCGCCCGGCTGCGTCAGCTCGGCGGAAATGTGGCGGTATCCTTCGGCGGTCTTTCCAACAAGGAACTGGCCACAGCCTGCACCGACGATTCAAAGCTTAAAGACGCCTATTCAAGTGTTATAGACCGTTATGAATTGACCAGCATAGATCTCGACATTGAAGGCGCGGCATTGGCTGATGCGACCTCCATCGCGCGACAGGCCAAAGCGGTGGCGGCGCTTCAAAAGGACAGGGCTGCCGCCGGAGAGCAGCTCTCGGTATGGCTCACCCTTCCCGTTGCGCCCACCGGACTCACCACCGAAGGCGCGGCCGCTGTGAAACAGATGCTGGCTGCAGGTCTGGACCTGGCAGGTGTGAACATCATGACCATGGACTACAGTGACAGCCGGCTACCTGGTCAGTCAATGCTTCAAGCCTCCATTGCAGCAGCTGAAGCAACACACTCTCAACTGGACCAAACCTACAGGGCAGCGAATCAGGAACTCGGTGCCCAGACTCTCTGGCGCAAAATTGGGCTGACCCCAATGATCGGCCAAAACGACATCGTCGCTGATGTGTTCTCCCTTGCCGATGCCCAAGGTCTCCACGACTTCGCAGCCGAGAAAGGCATCGGCCGGATGTCCTTGTGGTCCCTGAACCGTGATGCTGAATGTGGTCCCAACTACCCCACTCTCACCGTGGTCTCCGACGCCTGCAGCGGTGTTTCCCAAGGTGGAACGCTCTTCTCAACCGTTCTCGGTGCAAGCATAGATGGGAAGAGCACAACAGCCCCATCCCAGGCTCCCCCCACAGGATCGACCACAGCAGCTCCCGTCGTTGACGACCCCGCCACAAGCCCGTACCCGATCTGGTCCCCCAATGCTGCGTACGTGAAAGATGACCGGACGGTGTGGCAAGGAAACGTTTACGAGGCCAAATGGTGGACTAAAAACAACGTGCCCAACGACCCTCTGGCCGCGGGCACAACCGCCCCGTGGACGCTCATAGGTCCTGTCCTACCAAGCGACCGGCCCAAACCGGAAGTAACGCTGCCGGCGGGGACGTATCCGCAATGGTCGGCATCCACGGTCTACCGCAAAGGCGACCGCGTCATGTTCGACCAGCATGCTTTTGAAGCAAAGTGGTGGGTCCAGACACAAGGCCCCGAGGCCGCGCTCCAAGGATCAGCCGACACTGCCTGGGAAAGACTCTCCAACGAAGAGATCATGAAACTCATCCCCGGAATTCCGCAAAGCTAG